A region from the Aegilops tauschii subsp. strangulata cultivar AL8/78 chromosome 5, Aet v6.0, whole genome shotgun sequence genome encodes:
- the LOC109777559 gene encoding acetylserotonin O-methyltransferase 1: protein MAPTQGKQSSQDLLEAQVDLWHHSLGFVKSMALKCAMELQIPNTIQHHGGAMTLSELATKTGIHPSKLPPLGRLMRVLTVSGIFVVHDSASGDNKEAVYGLTPSTCLLVSDEVKSNLFPILSLFLDSTAITPFFGMHSWFLDEHSTSLFKKAHGLNVWEMADQNNACNEQINNAMVSDSNFFINILLRECGDVFLGINSLIDVAGGHGGAARAIAMSFPQMKCTVLDLPHVVAGAPSDAHVSFISGDMFKYIPPADALFLKCIFHDWCDEDCVKLLKNCKEAIPPRDAGGKVIIVDMVVGSGPDDIVTRETQVFYDLFIMGAEGIEREEFEWKKIFMEAGFSNYKILSVLGVRSVIELYP from the exons ATGGCGCCCACCCAAGGCAAGCAGAGTTCTCAGGATTTGCTCGAGGCTCAAGTTGACCTTTGGCACCATTCATTGGGATTTGTCAAGTCCATGGCACTCAAATGTGCAATGGAACTGCAAATCCCTAACACCATCCAACACCATGGTGGGGCTATGACTCTTTCTGAGCTGGCCACAAAGACAGGGATCCATCCGTCTAAGCTTCCCCCCTTAGGGCGACTCATGCGTGTACTCACCGTATCAGGCATCTTTGTTGTCCATGACTCAGCCTCGGGAGACAACAAGGAGGCTGTGTATGGACTTACCCCAAGCACGTGCCTCCTCGTCAGCGATGAAGTTAAATCAAACCTATTTCCCATTCTGTCTTTGTTCCTTGATTCAACTGCCATTACACCCTTTTTCGGCATGCACTCATGGTTCCTAGATGAGCATTCCACGTCCCTGTTCAAAAAGGCTCACGGCCTTAACGTTTGGGAGATGGCTGACCAGAACAATGCTTGCAACGAGCAAATCAATAACGCGATGGTTTCTGATAGTAACTTTTTCATCAATATCCTCTTGAGGGAGTGTGGTGATGTATTTCTTGGCATAAACTCACTTATTGATGTTGCGGGAGGACACGGTGGAGCTGCTAGGGCAATTGCTATGTCGTTCCCCCAGATGAAATGCACTGTGTTGGATCTCCCTCATGTGGTTGCTGGAGCTCCCAGTGATGCCCATGTGTCATTTATTTCTGGCGATATGTTTAAGTACATTCCACCGGCGGATGCTCTTTTCCTGAAG TGCATTTTTCACGATTGGTGTGATGAAGACTGTGTCAAGCTACTGAAGAATTGCAAGGAAGCTATCCCTCCCAGAGATGCTGGTGGAAAGGTGATAATCGTTGATATGGTGGTTGGATCTGGGCCAGATGACATTGTAACAAGAGAGACACAGGTTTTCTATGATCTCTTTATCATGGGTGCTGAGGGGATTGAGCGAGAGGAATTTGAGTGGAAGAAGATATTTATGGAAGCTGGGTTCAGCAATTACAAAATTCTATCAGTGCTGGGAGTTAGATCTGTTATTGAGCTCTACCCTTGA
- the LOC141023129 gene encoding uncharacterized protein, translating to MRKTVFDCLYHGVQCYDNYFILKKDAMGCFSGYQKCTAALRKRAYGVTADSWHEYLWMSESTCGNAMVRFATSMVVVFGPRYMIERTVADTERLLAISEPIWWPGLLGSLECMH from the coding sequence ATGCGCAAGACTGTCTTCGATTGTTTGTACCATGGTGTCCAGTGCTACGATAACTACTTCATCTTGAAGAAGGACGCCATGGGATGCTTCTCTGGTTACCAGAAGTGCACGGCGGCACTCCGGAAGCGTGCATATGGCGTGACTGCTGATTCGTGGCATGAGTACCTATGGATGTCTGAGAGCACATGTGGAAATGCCATGGTCAGGTTTGCAACTTCCATGGTCGTGGTGTTCGGACCTCGGTACATGATAGAACGAACTGTGGCAGACACCGAGAGGCTCTTGGCAATCTCAGAACCAATATGGTGGCCAGGTTTGCTTGGATCTCTTGAGTGCATGCATTGA